One window of the Ammospiza nelsoni isolate bAmmNel1 chromosome 2, bAmmNel1.pri, whole genome shotgun sequence genome contains the following:
- the LOC132087303 gene encoding N-acetylated-alpha-linked acidic dipeptidase 2-like isoform X1, whose product MAGSRSKASLRVWLVFPALLGCLLLGFLTGWFTKLTEKNPNSSDAHQNVRQKLVAEMKAENIKKFLRSFTKLPHLAGTEQNLLLAKKIQGQWKEFGLDSAELVNYDVLLSYPNEERPNYISLIDERGNEVFNTSLFEPPPQGYENVTDILPPYNAFSAQGVPEADLVYVNYGHTEDFFKLEREMGINCTGKIVIARYGRIFRGNKVKNAILAGAQGIILYSDPADYCAPGVDPYPNGWNLPGGGVQRGNVLNLNGAGDPLTPGYPAKEYTFRYKVNEGVGIPKIPVHPIGYHDAEVLLRAMGGPAAPDSSWKGSLNVPYNTGPGFTGNSSARKVRMHVHTSNKITRIYNVIGILRGALEPDRYIILGGHRDSWVFGGIDPTTGAAVLQEIVRSFGKMKMEGWRPRRTIIFASWDAEEFGLLGSTEWAEENAKVLQERAVAYVNADSSIEGNYTLRVDCTPLLYKLVYNLTKEILSPDEGYENKSLYESWLEKDPSSENNNFPRINKLGSGSDFEAYFQRLGIASGRARYTKNRKADKFSNYPVYHTVYETFELVEKFYDPTFKKQLTIAQLRGKLVYELADSQVIPFDSRDYGEALKGYSNRICKLAKKHEEQLKLYKVSFDPLISAVVNFSKAASEFHRRLEQVDKKDLIAVRIMNDQLMLVERAFTDPLGLPGRKFYRHVIFAPSSHNKYAGESFPGIYDAMFDIESKADQREAWEEVKRQISIAAFTVQAAADTLKEVA is encoded by the exons ATGGCCGGGAGCCGGAGCAAGGCCTCCCTCCGTGTGTGGCTCGTGTTCCCTGCGCTGCTCGGCTGTTTGCTGCTGGGCTTTCTTACAG GATGGTTTACAAAACTGACggagaaaaaccccaactctTCAGATGCGCATCAAAATGTGAGACAGAAACTTGTGgctgaaatgaaagcagagaaCATCAAGAAATTTCTTCG TTCATTTACCAAGTTGCCTCACCTCGCAGGAACTGAACAGAATCTTCTTCTTGCCAAAAAAATTCAAGGCCAGTGGAAGGAATTTGGATTGGATTCAGCAGAACTTGTTAATTATGATGTGCTTCTTTCATACCCAAATGAAGAGCGGCCAAACTACATTTCACTAATTGATGAGCGAGGGAATGAG GTTTTCAATACATCATTGTTTGAACCACCTCCACAGGGGTATGAGAACGTTACTGATATACTACCACCATATAATGCTTTTTCAGCACAGGGAGTGCCAGAg GCAGATCTGGTGTATGTGAATTATGGCCatacagaagatttttttaagctgGAACGTGAAATGGGAATTAACTGTACAGGAAAGATTGTCATTGCCAGATATGGGAggatcttcagaggaaacaAA GTTAAAAATGCCATATTAGCAGGAGCCCAAGGGATCATACTTTACTCTGACCCTGCTGACTACTGTGCACCTGGAGTAGATCCTTATCCAAATGGATGGAACCTGCCAGGTGGAGGAGTCCAGCGTGGGAATGTATTAAACCTGAATGGAGCAGGGGATCCTCTGACTCCAGGTTATCCTGCAAAAG AGTACACTTTCAGGTACAAGGTTAATGAAGGTGTAGggattcccaaaatcccagttCATCCTATTGGATATCATGATGCAGAAGTGTTACTGCG TGCAATGGGAGGACCTGCAGCTCCAGACAGCAGCTGGAAGGGAAGTCTCAATGTGCCTTATAATACAGGGCCAGGATTCACAGGCAACTCTTCTGCAAG aaaagtcAGAATGCATGTTCATACAAGCAACAAAATCACACGAATTTACAATGTTATTGGCATCCTTAGAGGAGCTCTGGAACCAG ACAGATATATTATTTTAGGTGGTCATAGAGACTCTTGGGTGTTTGGTGGTATTGATCCAACCACTGGTGCTGCAGTTCTGCAAGAAATTGTACGGAGTTTTGGTAAAATGAAGATGGAAG GTTGGAGACCTAGGCGAACTATTATTTTTGCTAGCTGGGATGCAGAAGAATTTGGATTATTGGGTTCCACAGAGTGGGCTGAg GAAAATGCCAAAGTCCTTCAGGAACGGGCAGTCGCTTACGTCAACGCAGATTCTTCTATAGAAG gtaACTACACATTAAGAGTTGACTGTACCCCTCTTCTCTACAAACTGGTGTATAATCTGACAAAAGAG ATTTTAAGCCCTGATGAGGGTTatgaaaataaatctctttaTGAGAGCTGGCTGGAGAAAGATCCCTCATCTGAAAATAATAACTTTCCCAG AATAAACAAACTGGGGTCAGGCAGTGATTTTGAAGCTTACTTCCAGCGACTGGGAATTGCATCAGGCAGAGCTCGTTACACCAAGAACAGG AAAGCGGACAAATTCAGCAATTATCCTGTTTATCACACTGTGTATGAGACATTTGAGCTAGTGGAAAAATTTTATGACCCCACCTTCAAGAAACAGCTAACAATTGCCCAGTTACGAGGAAAACTGGTTTATGAACTGGCAGATTCCCAGGTCATTCCATTTGACTCTAGAGACTATGGAGAAGCCTTAAAAGGATACAGCAACAGAATTTGTAAATTAGCCAAGAAGCATGAGGAACAGCTGAAACTTTACAAAGTATCATTTG ATCCTCTTATTTCTGCTGTGGTGAACTTCTCAAAGGCTGCTTCTGAATTTCACAGGAGACTTGAACAAGTTGACAAGAAAGA TTTGATTGCAGTGCGCATCATGAATGATCAGCTGATGTTGGTAGAAAGAGCTTTCACTGATCCTCTGGGCTTGCCAGGAAGGAAGTTTTACAG ACACGTTATCTTTGCTCCAAGCAGCCACAACAAATACGCAGGAGAATCCTTCCCAGGAATCTATGATGCCATGTTTGATATCGAAAGCAAAGCTGATCAACGTGAAGCCTGGGAAGAAGTGAAG
- the LOC132087303 gene encoding N-acetylated-alpha-linked acidic dipeptidase 2-like isoform X2, with protein MDSVCSFTKLPHLAGTEQNLLLAKKIQGQWKEFGLDSAELVNYDVLLSYPNEERPNYISLIDERGNEVFNTSLFEPPPQGYENVTDILPPYNAFSAQGVPEADLVYVNYGHTEDFFKLEREMGINCTGKIVIARYGRIFRGNKVKNAILAGAQGIILYSDPADYCAPGVDPYPNGWNLPGGGVQRGNVLNLNGAGDPLTPGYPAKEYTFRYKVNEGVGIPKIPVHPIGYHDAEVLLRAMGGPAAPDSSWKGSLNVPYNTGPGFTGNSSARKVRMHVHTSNKITRIYNVIGILRGALEPDRYIILGGHRDSWVFGGIDPTTGAAVLQEIVRSFGKMKMEGWRPRRTIIFASWDAEEFGLLGSTEWAEENAKVLQERAVAYVNADSSIEGNYTLRVDCTPLLYKLVYNLTKEILSPDEGYENKSLYESWLEKDPSSENNNFPRINKLGSGSDFEAYFQRLGIASGRARYTKNRKADKFSNYPVYHTVYETFELVEKFYDPTFKKQLTIAQLRGKLVYELADSQVIPFDSRDYGEALKGYSNRICKLAKKHEEQLKLYKVSFDPLISAVVNFSKAASEFHRRLEQVDKKDLIAVRIMNDQLMLVERAFTDPLGLPGRKFYRHVIFAPSSHNKYAGESFPGIYDAMFDIESKADQREAWEEVKRQISIAAFTVQAAADTLKEVA; from the exons ATGGATTCTGTTTG TTCATTTACCAAGTTGCCTCACCTCGCAGGAACTGAACAGAATCTTCTTCTTGCCAAAAAAATTCAAGGCCAGTGGAAGGAATTTGGATTGGATTCAGCAGAACTTGTTAATTATGATGTGCTTCTTTCATACCCAAATGAAGAGCGGCCAAACTACATTTCACTAATTGATGAGCGAGGGAATGAG GTTTTCAATACATCATTGTTTGAACCACCTCCACAGGGGTATGAGAACGTTACTGATATACTACCACCATATAATGCTTTTTCAGCACAGGGAGTGCCAGAg GCAGATCTGGTGTATGTGAATTATGGCCatacagaagatttttttaagctgGAACGTGAAATGGGAATTAACTGTACAGGAAAGATTGTCATTGCCAGATATGGGAggatcttcagaggaaacaAA GTTAAAAATGCCATATTAGCAGGAGCCCAAGGGATCATACTTTACTCTGACCCTGCTGACTACTGTGCACCTGGAGTAGATCCTTATCCAAATGGATGGAACCTGCCAGGTGGAGGAGTCCAGCGTGGGAATGTATTAAACCTGAATGGAGCAGGGGATCCTCTGACTCCAGGTTATCCTGCAAAAG AGTACACTTTCAGGTACAAGGTTAATGAAGGTGTAGggattcccaaaatcccagttCATCCTATTGGATATCATGATGCAGAAGTGTTACTGCG TGCAATGGGAGGACCTGCAGCTCCAGACAGCAGCTGGAAGGGAAGTCTCAATGTGCCTTATAATACAGGGCCAGGATTCACAGGCAACTCTTCTGCAAG aaaagtcAGAATGCATGTTCATACAAGCAACAAAATCACACGAATTTACAATGTTATTGGCATCCTTAGAGGAGCTCTGGAACCAG ACAGATATATTATTTTAGGTGGTCATAGAGACTCTTGGGTGTTTGGTGGTATTGATCCAACCACTGGTGCTGCAGTTCTGCAAGAAATTGTACGGAGTTTTGGTAAAATGAAGATGGAAG GTTGGAGACCTAGGCGAACTATTATTTTTGCTAGCTGGGATGCAGAAGAATTTGGATTATTGGGTTCCACAGAGTGGGCTGAg GAAAATGCCAAAGTCCTTCAGGAACGGGCAGTCGCTTACGTCAACGCAGATTCTTCTATAGAAG gtaACTACACATTAAGAGTTGACTGTACCCCTCTTCTCTACAAACTGGTGTATAATCTGACAAAAGAG ATTTTAAGCCCTGATGAGGGTTatgaaaataaatctctttaTGAGAGCTGGCTGGAGAAAGATCCCTCATCTGAAAATAATAACTTTCCCAG AATAAACAAACTGGGGTCAGGCAGTGATTTTGAAGCTTACTTCCAGCGACTGGGAATTGCATCAGGCAGAGCTCGTTACACCAAGAACAGG AAAGCGGACAAATTCAGCAATTATCCTGTTTATCACACTGTGTATGAGACATTTGAGCTAGTGGAAAAATTTTATGACCCCACCTTCAAGAAACAGCTAACAATTGCCCAGTTACGAGGAAAACTGGTTTATGAACTGGCAGATTCCCAGGTCATTCCATTTGACTCTAGAGACTATGGAGAAGCCTTAAAAGGATACAGCAACAGAATTTGTAAATTAGCCAAGAAGCATGAGGAACAGCTGAAACTTTACAAAGTATCATTTG ATCCTCTTATTTCTGCTGTGGTGAACTTCTCAAAGGCTGCTTCTGAATTTCACAGGAGACTTGAACAAGTTGACAAGAAAGA TTTGATTGCAGTGCGCATCATGAATGATCAGCTGATGTTGGTAGAAAGAGCTTTCACTGATCCTCTGGGCTTGCCAGGAAGGAAGTTTTACAG ACACGTTATCTTTGCTCCAAGCAGCCACAACAAATACGCAGGAGAATCCTTCCCAGGAATCTATGATGCCATGTTTGATATCGAAAGCAAAGCTGATCAACGTGAAGCCTGGGAAGAAGTGAAG